One window from the genome of Kaistella carnis encodes:
- a CDS encoding relaxase/mobilization nuclease domain-containing protein codes for MNNSATTRIISKIALEYNGNDKGMAELAAINFLLGSKPEDQFLEMKIVADRNSKVKKWALTGYISPPEQIGKSLTDAELTDIAIEALRKIGVTDLNQFRLDIHNSTKQKHIHFVVNRINIHGKCTVKSRKLGERFGEAVRQICQERNLKTDVEIGIEKKAEMLKNLTEFLRTSNNFEDLISKMKAKGFDVQLSSNVKDGISGMRIILENDIIYQTENQYNQATNFLRFQNR; via the coding sequence ATGAACAACTCTGCAACAACGAGAATAATTTCTAAAATCGCTTTGGAATACAATGGAAACGACAAAGGAATGGCGGAACTTGCGGCAATTAATTTTCTTTTGGGCAGCAAACCAGAAGATCAATTTTTAGAAATGAAAATTGTTGCAGACCGAAATTCCAAAGTAAAAAAATGGGCATTAACTGGCTATATTTCTCCACCAGAACAAATTGGCAAATCGCTTACTGATGCTGAATTAACAGACATCGCGATTGAAGCATTAAGGAAGATAGGCGTTACGGATCTAAATCAATTTCGCTTGGATATCCACAATAGTACGAAGCAAAAACATATTCATTTTGTGGTTAACAGAATTAATATCCACGGAAAATGTACAGTAAAATCACGCAAATTAGGAGAGAGGTTTGGTGAAGCAGTCCGACAAATTTGCCAGGAACGAAATCTTAAAACCGATGTTGAAATTGGAATTGAGAAAAAAGCAGAAATGTTGAAAAACCTCACAGAATTTTTGCGAACATCCAATAATTTCGAAGATTTGATATCAAAAATGAAAGCAAAAGGTTTTGATGTGCAACTTTCTTCCAATGTCAAAGATGGTATTTCTGGAATGCGAATTATTCTAGAAAACGACATTATCTATCAAACAGAAAATCAATATAACCAAGCTACAAACTTTCTGAGATTTCAAAATCGCTAA
- a CDS encoding toprim domain-containing protein — MNCSEAKNISIRAVLESFSFFPSKENSRTAFYFALDREEKTPSLSVDFIKNTAFDFGTGKSYDSISIVQAMKRCSISDALKYLEQFNFSFQEQNLKLENIPKGYEIIDVKEIQHPALLDYLKSRNVEDQKKWVEEIHYRMNDKNYFGIGFKNDSGGYEIRNAYSKICLGKKDITSIKNDSKDVRVFEGFFDFLSFKKVENYLEKETSDYIILNSVSMIHKIKNLLGNYKNIELYFDNDDAGTRAVEIIKNDLKNAEDCRLLYSGFKDLNDWLIQNNPTEERQVKYRRR, encoded by the coding sequence ATGAATTGTTCAGAAGCAAAGAATATATCAATTAGGGCAGTATTGGAAAGTTTTTCTTTTTTTCCAAGCAAAGAAAATTCCCGAACCGCATTTTATTTTGCACTTGACCGCGAAGAGAAAACGCCAAGTTTATCAGTTGATTTTATTAAAAATACCGCATTTGATTTCGGCACCGGAAAAAGTTATGATAGCATCTCAATTGTTCAAGCGATGAAAAGATGCTCAATAAGCGATGCGTTAAAATATTTGGAACAATTTAATTTTTCCTTTCAAGAGCAAAATCTAAAATTAGAAAATATTCCAAAAGGTTACGAAATAATTGACGTCAAGGAAATTCAGCATCCTGCTTTATTAGATTATTTAAAAAGCCGGAATGTTGAAGATCAAAAAAAGTGGGTTGAAGAAATTCATTATCGGATGAACGATAAAAATTATTTCGGAATCGGTTTTAAAAATGACTCTGGTGGATATGAAATTAGGAATGCTTATTCAAAAATATGTCTGGGCAAAAAAGATATTACATCGATAAAAAACGATTCTAAAGATGTAAGAGTTTTCGAAGGCTTTTTTGACTTTCTCTCCTTTAAAAAAGTAGAAAATTATCTGGAAAAAGAAACTTCTGATTATATCATTTTGAATTCGGTTTCGATGATTCATAAAATTAAAAATTTATTGGGAAATTATAAAAACATTGAACTCTATTTTGACAATGACGACGCCGGAACACGAGCCGTTGAAATAATCAAAAATGATTTGAAAAACGCAGAAGATTGTCGGCTTTTGTATTCCGGTTTTAAAGACTTAAATGATTGGTTGATCCAGAATAATCCTACAGAAGAAAGGCAGGTGAAATATAGAAGAAGGTGA
- a CDS encoding helix-turn-helix domain-containing protein: MSVQLYSHSKSDLEKAVEIILSKAKEFRLPIDSSEEKPEDLISQNEAAKFLHISMPTIIDWRKHKDLPHYNFNGRFFYSKKELLQYGKDNRK, translated from the coding sequence ATGTCAGTACAACTTTATTCACATTCCAAAAGTGATCTCGAAAAAGCCGTAGAAATAATTCTTTCCAAAGCGAAGGAATTTAGACTACCAATTGACTCTTCTGAAGAAAAACCAGAAGATCTTATTTCTCAAAACGAAGCGGCAAAATTCCTCCACATCTCTATGCCCACAATCATCGACTGGAGAAAGCATAAAGATTTACCTCATTATAATTTTAATGGTCGGTTCTTTTATTCTAAAAAAGAACTTCTTCAATACGGAAAAGATAATCGAAAATAA
- a CDS encoding site-specific integrase, with amino-acid sequence MIKYNFQLRKDKVTQDGLMPIRLLFRIDSAIIKRNTGLNCKLEDWQNNRVKANSKKDEYYGYDEINEKLQKIESKIQDISLFFRANKIELTKDSFIEKYDFKGEIVITPELDFFKCFDEYIDKGKSIKTYNTIKGQTTVRNYLEKFADEKGFTTSFNIIDEDFFDLLRDYSYQTKEIKQNYFCKIIKVLKSFLNWATEKGYNTKRDFEKFKAADHDIDIIYLTYEELMKLYNKDLKSDKLSHVRDFYCMGCFTGLRFSDLSKLHLANISDDHIVISIQKTKTQNHAIKLNKYAKEILKKYKGTIYEPLPVISSQKFNDYIKDCCELAEINQSFTIHWFVGNQKKSLTQPKHRFITSHTARKTFITNSLLLGMEPKAIKKIANIKKDAVLDKYMKVTEAFTDEQMDKAWG; translated from the coding sequence ATGATAAAGTATAATTTTCAGTTAAGAAAGGACAAAGTAACTCAAGATGGTTTAATGCCTATCAGATTATTATTTAGAATAGATAGTGCTATTATAAAAAGAAATACCGGATTGAATTGTAAACTTGAGGACTGGCAAAATAACCGAGTTAAAGCAAATTCTAAAAAGGATGAATATTACGGCTATGATGAAATCAATGAAAAGTTACAGAAAATAGAATCTAAGATTCAGGATATTTCTTTGTTTTTTAGAGCTAACAAAATTGAATTAACAAAAGATTCTTTTATTGAAAAATATGATTTCAAAGGAGAGATAGTCATTACTCCAGAATTAGATTTCTTCAAGTGTTTCGATGAGTATATTGATAAAGGTAAATCTATTAAAACCTATAACACGATTAAAGGTCAGACTACTGTCAGAAATTATTTGGAAAAATTTGCTGATGAAAAAGGATTTACAACATCTTTTAATATTATTGATGAAGATTTTTTTGATTTGCTACGAGACTACTCCTACCAAACGAAAGAAATCAAACAGAACTATTTCTGCAAAATAATTAAGGTGCTAAAATCTTTCTTAAACTGGGCAACAGAAAAAGGATATAATACAAAAAGAGATTTTGAGAAGTTTAAAGCTGCAGATCACGATATCGATATTATTTACCTGACGTACGAAGAATTAATGAAACTCTACAACAAAGATTTGAAAAGCGACAAACTTTCTCACGTACGTGATTTTTACTGTATGGGTTGCTTTACTGGATTGCGGTTTTCAGATTTGTCAAAACTTCACTTGGCAAATATTTCAGACGATCATATTGTAATTTCCATTCAGAAAACAAAAACTCAAAATCACGCGATCAAACTAAATAAATATGCAAAAGAGATTTTAAAAAAATACAAAGGAACGATCTATGAACCATTACCCGTGATTTCTTCTCAAAAATTTAATGATTACATCAAAGATTGCTGCGAATTAGCAGAAATCAACCAGTCATTCACAATCCATTGGTTTGTGGGAAATCAGAAAAAATCTCTTACCCAACCGAAACATAGATTTATTACAAGTCACACTGCAAGAAAAACGTTCATTACAAATTCACTACTTTTAGGAATGGAGCCCAAAGCAATTAAGAAAATTGCAAATATTAAAAAAGATGCTGTTCTGGATAAATATATGAAAGTTACCGAAGCATTCACGGATGAACAGATGGATAAAGCTTGGGGATAA
- a CDS encoding special sigma factor, producing MKTDNLKIFIDKMAQENERKINAEKRKKHFQEIGRKGGLKMKIEPQLSKVISFRLSVLEYEESLEKARKFNLKLSTYSRMIHLGKELKINEFRIDEILLKYLNNSKKITNLMRHREWNMFENKKEILAKIETTNDLMYQYLYSKMNERNKQ from the coding sequence ATGAAAACAGACAATTTAAAAATATTTATAGATAAAATGGCTCAAGAAAACGAGCGAAAAATCAATGCTGAAAAAAGAAAAAAACACTTCCAAGAAATTGGTCGAAAAGGAGGTTTGAAAATGAAAATTGAACCGCAATTATCTAAGGTAATTTCTTTTCGATTGTCGGTTTTGGAGTATGAAGAAAGTCTGGAAAAAGCACGAAAATTTAACTTGAAATTATCCACTTATTCAAGAATGATTCACTTGGGAAAAGAACTGAAAATCAATGAATTTAGAATTGATGAAATCTTGCTTAAATATTTAAATAATTCTAAAAAGATAACCAATCTTATGCGTCATCGAGAATGGAATATGTTTGAAAATAAGAAAGAAATTTTGGCAAAAATTGAAACCACAAATGATTTGATGTATCAATATTTATATTCAAAAATGAACGAAAGAAACAAACAATGA
- a CDS encoding T9SS-dependent choice-of-anchor J family protein, producing the protein MNKKQFFKALFFALPIFGTAQVFQEDFDGNGPGFSAWTVLDVDGLTPASPVSEIIGWVSVDRGGPTPNYGGPDNNHAAASTSYYNPSGVANDWLISPQITVSGTSPFLLWDAKAADPNFSDGYKVMLSPNGGNTVSDFTVELFSTPTENATWKSRFANLSSYVGQTVRVAFVNNSSDKFVLLVDNIKVDEYTPVALPNCATLNLPTNGATNVDFLTGVDFSWTPPADLNVDEYDFYIDTNPNPTTYIGTTPDTSVRVNGLTDGGTTYYWKVVPKNSSGSASGCTVFSFTTSETPVAPYCGPLDFTFNVEPITTVSFGGMTNVSDAALNNSPAHELFLDKVANVTAGSNETITLKGNTNGPWESSFAVFIDWNQNGNFDDEGETYEVVQPLTGSTGVDEKEVSQVLPVPADAKAGTTRMRVKKNFGPVNLLNPCVGGSFGQAEEYTVNVGTLGTAESVKDNFAYYPNPVQDVLNVDAAVKVKTVTVYDVSGKLMITKKLDSAKNKVNLSLLKPGVYVVKADLESGTKTFKIIKK; encoded by the coding sequence ATGAACAAAAAACAATTCTTTAAAGCATTATTCTTTGCTTTACCAATCTTTGGAACCGCTCAGGTTTTCCAGGAAGACTTTGATGGAAACGGCCCTGGCTTCAGCGCTTGGACCGTACTTGATGTAGATGGTTTAACTCCTGCATCACCTGTGAGCGAAATTATCGGCTGGGTCTCAGTTGATCGGGGTGGCCCAACTCCCAATTACGGTGGGCCAGATAATAACCATGCAGCAGCCAGCACTTCCTATTACAACCCATCAGGGGTTGCCAATGACTGGCTTATTTCTCCACAAATTACCGTGTCCGGAACTTCCCCATTTCTACTCTGGGATGCCAAAGCTGCAGATCCCAATTTTTCCGACGGCTACAAGGTCATGCTATCTCCAAACGGCGGAAACACCGTTTCAGATTTCACAGTCGAATTATTTTCAACTCCTACGGAAAATGCGACGTGGAAAAGCAGATTTGCTAATCTCTCCTCGTATGTTGGACAAACGGTTAGAGTGGCATTCGTAAACAACAGTAGTGATAAGTTTGTGCTGCTTGTTGACAATATTAAAGTAGATGAATATACGCCAGTGGCTTTGCCTAACTGTGCAACTTTAAATTTGCCTACAAACGGTGCAACCAACGTCGATTTCCTTACCGGTGTCGACTTCAGTTGGACGCCACCTGCAGATCTGAACGTGGATGAATACGATTTTTATATCGATACAAATCCGAACCCAACCACTTATATTGGAACCACACCAGATACATCGGTCAGAGTAAATGGATTAACAGATGGCGGAACAACTTACTACTGGAAAGTAGTGCCTAAAAATTCCAGCGGAAGTGCTTCGGGATGTACCGTCTTCTCCTTTACAACATCCGAAACACCCGTAGCACCGTATTGTGGTCCACTTGATTTCACATTCAACGTAGAACCTATTACAACTGTAAGTTTCGGAGGAATGACCAATGTTTCAGATGCTGCTTTGAACAATTCACCTGCACACGAACTTTTCCTGGATAAGGTTGCAAATGTAACAGCGGGTTCCAATGAAACCATTACATTAAAAGGTAATACGAACGGTCCATGGGAGAGTTCATTTGCAGTTTTCATTGACTGGAATCAGAACGGTAATTTCGATGATGAAGGCGAGACTTATGAGGTCGTTCAACCCCTTACCGGTTCAACTGGTGTAGATGAGAAAGAAGTTTCGCAGGTTCTGCCAGTGCCGGCAGATGCAAAAGCAGGAACTACCAGAATGCGTGTGAAAAAGAATTTCGGTCCTGTCAATTTACTTAATCCTTGTGTTGGAGGAAGTTTCGGACAGGCAGAAGAATACACCGTCAACGTAGGAACGCTTGGGACCGCAGAAAGTGTAAAAGACAATTTCGCGTATTACCCAAACCCGGTTCAGGATGTATTGAATGTTGACGCTGCTGTTAAAGTAAAAACAGTTACCGTTTATGATGTTTCCGGCAAACTGATGATCACTAAAAAGTTAGACAGTGCCAAAAACAAAGTGAATTTATCTCTACTTAAGCCTGGCGTTTACGTAGTAAAAGCAGATCTCGAAAGCGGAACGAAAACTTTCAAAATAATTAAGAAATAA
- a CDS encoding VapE domain-containing protein gives MEEDKMLYQTDTVGKTIFDRTLKYLNAKYSLRFNTISLEFEIKRTSDKKWSDLNLNSLFIELAQSGIDIPVNKLEILVRSHLINQYNPISEYFENLEDWDGDDHIKNLCSYVKTNDDNAFLYHMEKWFTRAVLCALEKEKINKHCLVLANTIQNSGKSTYLRFFIPRKLMNYLSEDIGLDKDSRIKLCKNLIINLDELSILAKADINSLKAFISKTHINERLPYARKAEYLERICSFVGSTNKTDFLTDESGSVRWIIFEVTEKINFNYSLQINIDKVWSQAYFNAYKRKGFNPELTLADISENEKRNERFTQMTLEQEMINKFYEPSDNLEEFMTATEVMMDLKTQEIRLNHLKIGRALSSFKFPRVKHPQRQIYGYLIRLKPQINYKNTK, from the coding sequence ATGGAGGAAGATAAAATGCTGTATCAAACTGATACAGTAGGCAAAACTATATTTGATCGAACGCTGAAATATCTAAATGCTAAGTATTCTTTGAGATTTAATACCATATCTCTGGAGTTTGAAATCAAACGGACTTCAGATAAAAAGTGGTCAGATCTTAACTTGAACTCGTTGTTTATAGAACTTGCTCAATCTGGAATTGATATTCCAGTCAATAAATTAGAAATCCTGGTAAGAAGCCATCTGATTAACCAATACAATCCCATTTCGGAATATTTTGAAAATCTGGAAGATTGGGACGGAGACGATCACATTAAAAACCTTTGTAGTTACGTAAAAACCAATGATGATAATGCTTTTCTGTATCATATGGAGAAGTGGTTTACCAGAGCCGTTTTGTGTGCTTTAGAAAAAGAAAAAATAAACAAGCACTGTCTGGTTCTCGCGAATACCATTCAAAATAGCGGGAAATCGACCTATTTGAGATTTTTTATTCCTAGAAAATTAATGAACTATCTCTCGGAAGATATCGGATTGGATAAAGACAGCAGAATTAAATTGTGTAAAAATTTGATTATCAATTTAGATGAACTCTCGATTTTAGCCAAAGCAGACATCAATTCATTGAAAGCATTTATCTCAAAAACACACATTAACGAAAGGCTTCCCTATGCACGAAAAGCGGAGTATTTGGAGCGGATTTGCAGTTTCGTGGGTTCTACTAACAAAACAGACTTTCTAACCGATGAATCGGGGAGTGTGCGCTGGATCATTTTTGAAGTGACCGAGAAAATCAACTTTAATTATTCATTGCAGATCAACATTGATAAAGTTTGGTCGCAAGCATACTTTAATGCTTATAAGAGAAAGGGTTTTAATCCGGAACTGACTTTGGCAGACATCTCTGAAAATGAAAAACGGAATGAAAGATTTACGCAGATGACTTTAGAACAAGAAATGATCAACAAGTTTTATGAACCATCGGATAATCTAGAAGAGTTTATGACTGCGACCGAAGTGATGATGGATTTGAAAACGCAAGAAATTCGATTAAACCATTTAAAAATCGGAAGAGCGTTATCATCCTTCAAATTTCCCAGAGTAAAACATCCTCAAAGACAAATCTATGGTTATTTAATTAGGTTGAAACCACAGATTAATTATAAAAATACAAAATAA